The Corynebacterium suranareeae genome window below encodes:
- a CDS encoding polyprenyl synthetase family protein — protein MSSGRTVPTRSHGLGKEGVSTKGASQVEFGDPELTARINDAMVQVENLLHKELSSGEDFLVDKVMHLTRAGGKRFRPMFALLASEFGDKPLSENVIKAAVVVEITHLATLYHDDVMDEATMRRGVPSANARWDNSVAILAGDILLAHASRIMSQLGTETVAHFAETFGELVTGQMRETVGPRDTDPIEHYNNVIREKTGVLIASAGFLGSMHADAKPEYVDALKNFGAAIGMIFQIVDDIIDIFSETHESGKTPGTDLREGVFTLPVLYALREDTPVGSELRDILTGPIDDDATVEHVLELLSQSTGRQSALNEVYRYMDIANAELDRLPDSTVKEALRELATFTVKRVG, from the coding sequence ATGAGTAGCGGCCGAACCGTTCCAACCCGTTCCCACGGGCTCGGAAAAGAAGGTGTATCCACCAAAGGAGCATCTCAGGTCGAGTTTGGTGATCCCGAGCTAACGGCCAGGATCAACGACGCAATGGTGCAGGTGGAAAACCTTCTGCACAAAGAACTATCCTCCGGGGAAGACTTCCTGGTGGACAAAGTCATGCACCTCACACGAGCTGGTGGCAAACGATTCCGCCCGATGTTTGCACTATTAGCCTCCGAATTCGGCGACAAACCGCTTAGTGAAAACGTCATCAAAGCAGCCGTCGTCGTTGAGATCACCCACCTGGCCACCCTCTACCACGACGATGTCATGGATGAAGCCACCATGCGCCGAGGCGTCCCAAGCGCCAACGCACGATGGGACAACTCGGTTGCGATCCTTGCCGGTGACATCCTGCTTGCCCATGCATCCCGCATCATGAGCCAACTCGGCACCGAAACTGTTGCGCACTTCGCCGAAACCTTCGGAGAGCTCGTCACCGGACAAATGCGCGAAACCGTAGGTCCCCGAGACACCGATCCAATTGAGCACTACAACAACGTCATCCGTGAAAAAACCGGCGTGCTCATTGCTTCTGCAGGATTCCTTGGCTCCATGCATGCCGACGCAAAACCTGAATACGTCGATGCTCTAAAAAACTTCGGTGCTGCCATCGGCATGATCTTTCAAATCGTCGACGACATCATCGACATCTTCTCCGAAACCCACGAATCCGGAAAAACACCCGGCACCGACCTTCGAGAAGGCGTATTCACCCTCCCAGTGCTCTACGCACTGCGCGAAGACACCCCCGTTGGCTCCGAGCTTAGAGACATACTCACCGGCCCCATCGACGACGACGCAACCGTCGAACACGTCCTAGAACTGCTCTCCCAATCCACAGGACGCCAATCAGCCCTCAACGAGGTCTACCGCTACATGGACATCGCCAACGCGGAACTAGACCGCCTCCCCGACAGCACCGTCAAAGAGGCTCTTCGCGAACTTGCAACATTCACCGTCAAACGCGTCGGATAG
- a CDS encoding IS30 family transposase, with product MTSREQPTTQEAVRRVADGQRVKDVAVDLGIHPSTIYLALKRHGLPVDKTAPHRVLNPQTNRHIPKNTEHPTTTEAVARVKRGERVKNVAKELGIHPSTIYLALKRHNLPVGKNAPHRVLNPQTNRHIPNTTERPATTEAVTRVNRGERVVAVAKELGLHPSTIYTAIKRRKEVTDTPTPPGKKGEGNHRCSDTPAPTTTTTQSRCTTTEVPDSSCCSNDSVSSRTADHVVADFSLVPDTRVKTGRGVRLSSTDRLVIAQGIKEGLSTRQIGTKLGRHHSVIAREINRGSTTYLDPDTQEIKQLVYNPQTAHYHAQQQARRPKERKLDRPGRLRDVVVEYLLRYFSPKRVEQRLLLDYPDDKSMHISHEAIYQSLYVQGRGSLREIIEEELRQRGMNTNKVLIRGGKTRRPRSKIAGLRNRRGWVVGAEITTRPPEADDRRVPGHWEGDLVIGAGGQSALLTLVERSSRFTLLKHLPDDHASSTVVGALQEMIASMPGKFSTITWDQGSEMASARKVIDPAECGIYFCDPHSPWQRPTNENTNGEIRRRFYPKGTDFREVTPEHVAWVQDELNDTPRLVLGAMTPYEKMNEVLTVATTQ from the coding sequence ATGACCAGCAGAGAACAACCCACAACCCAGGAGGCGGTCCGCCGAGTAGCCGACGGGCAGCGAGTAAAAGACGTAGCAGTAGATCTTGGGATCCACCCATCCACGATCTACCTAGCGCTCAAGCGCCACGGCCTGCCCGTGGACAAGACCGCACCCCACCGCGTCCTGAACCCACAAACCAATCGGCACATCCCGAAAAACACCGAACACCCCACAACCACAGAAGCAGTCGCGAGGGTCAAACGCGGTGAACGAGTCAAAAACGTAGCGAAAGAACTAGGAATCCACCCATCCACGATCTACCTAGCGCTTAAGCGCCACAACCTACCGGTCGGGAAAAACGCACCCCACCGCGTCCTGAACCCACAAACCAATCGGCATATCCCTAACACCACGGAACGCCCTGCCACGACAGAAGCCGTTACTCGGGTCAACCGTGGTGAACGAGTGGTTGCTGTGGCCAAGGAACTTGGGCTTCACCCGTCAACGATCTACACCGCGATCAAACGCCGCAAAGAAGTAACCGATACCCCCACACCACCGGGTAAGAAAGGAGAAGGTAATCACAGATGCAGCGACACACCCGCACCTACCACCACGACAACGCAATCACGGTGTACAACGACAGAAGTGCCTGATTCATCATGTTGTTCTAATGATTCTGTGTCGTCGCGTACTGCTGATCACGTTGTTGCTGATTTCAGTCTGGTTCCTGATACACGAGTAAAAACAGGCCGCGGGGTGCGATTAAGCAGTACCGATCGGCTGGTGATCGCCCAAGGGATTAAAGAGGGGTTATCCACCCGGCAGATCGGGACAAAACTCGGCCGTCACCATAGTGTGATCGCACGAGAAATCAACCGTGGATCCACCACCTACCTAGATCCAGACACCCAAGAGATCAAGCAGTTGGTGTATAACCCACAAACCGCTCACTACCACGCCCAGCAACAAGCACGACGACCAAAGGAAAGGAAACTTGATCGCCCGGGCCGGTTACGGGATGTGGTGGTGGAGTATTTATTGCGATATTTTTCCCCGAAGCGTGTTGAACAACGCCTTCTTCTGGACTATCCCGATGATAAGAGCATGCATATTTCCCACGAGGCGATCTATCAAAGTTTGTATGTCCAAGGACGTGGTAGCTTGCGTGAGATCATTGAAGAAGAACTACGCCAACGCGGAATGAATACCAACAAGGTGTTAATCCGTGGTGGGAAAACCCGTCGACCCCGGTCCAAGATCGCTGGGTTACGCAATAGGCGTGGTTGGGTTGTCGGTGCAGAAATCACCACGCGCCCACCTGAGGCTGATGATCGTCGGGTTCCAGGGCATTGGGAAGGTGATTTAGTGATCGGTGCAGGGGGTCAATCAGCGTTGTTGACACTGGTGGAGCGATCAAGTCGGTTTACGTTGTTAAAGCATTTACCTGATGATCATGCCTCGTCCACGGTTGTTGGTGCATTACAGGAAATGATTGCGTCGATGCCGGGGAAGTTTTCCACGATTACTTGGGATCAGGGATCGGAAATGGCTAGTGCTCGTAAAGTTATTGATCCTGCAGAATGTGGGATTTATTTTTGTGATCCTCATTCACCGTGGCAGCGTCCGACCAATGAGAATACAAATGGTGAGATCCGGCGGAGGTTTTATCCAAAGGGCACTGATTTCCGTGAGGTAACCCCGGAGCATGTCGCGTGGGTTCAAGATGAATTAAACGACACACCGAGGTTGGTGTTAGGCGCGATGACGCCGTATGAGAAAATGAATGAAGTATTAACTGTCGCAACCACCCAATGA
- the secE gene encoding preprotein translocase subunit SecE → MSDEQNSGVGGTSRPTGKRQLSGASTISTSSYEAKQVSAPKKSDSDSKPGGGVVSFLPEVVGEVRKVIWPTARQMVVYTLVVLGFLIVLTALVSGVDFLAGLGVEKILTP, encoded by the coding sequence GTGAGCGACGAGCAGAATTCTGGCGTAGGCGGAACGTCTCGCCCAACGGGTAAACGCCAGCTGTCGGGTGCTTCCACTATTTCGACTTCCTCTTATGAGGCTAAGCAGGTTTCTGCGCCGAAGAAGTCTGATTCTGATTCCAAGCCAGGTGGCGGTGTTGTCTCCTTCTTGCCTGAGGTAGTGGGGGAGGTCCGTAAGGTTATTTGGCCTACTGCGCGTCAGATGGTTGTTTATACGCTTGTTGTATTGGGTTTCTTGATTGTTTTGACCGCGTTGGTTTCGGGTGTGGATTTCCTGGCTGGTCTTGGAGTTGAGAAGATTCTGACTCCGTAG
- the nusG gene encoding transcription termination/antitermination protein NusG: protein MSDENNNEFDFGASFSDEFAEAEQELTTEGLEENAEASTEVDTEASTEVETEDNAAEATPAEEEADADSLAQAAAALGDTDEQDADAEYKARLRKFTRELKKQPGVWYIIQCYSGYENKVKANLDMRAQTLEVEDDIFEVVVPIEQVTEIRDGKRKLVKRKLLPGYVLVRMDMNDRVWSVVRDTPGVTSFVGNEGNATPVKHRDVAKFLMPQEQAVVTGEAAAAANEGEQVVAMPTDAKKPQVAVDFQVGEAVTILTGAFASVSATISSIDPELQKLEVLVSIFGRETPVDLSFDQVEKVS, encoded by the coding sequence ATGAGCGATGAGAACAACAACGAGTTTGATTTTGGTGCGAGCTTTAGTGATGAGTTTGCAGAGGCAGAGCAGGAGCTCACCACTGAAGGCCTCGAGGAAAACGCTGAGGCAAGTACCGAAGTAGACACTGAGGCAAGTACCGAAGTAGAAACCGAAGACAACGCTGCAGAGGCAACCCCTGCAGAAGAAGAAGCTGATGCAGATAGCCTCGCTCAGGCAGCTGCTGCACTTGGTGATACCGATGAGCAGGATGCGGATGCAGAGTACAAGGCTCGTTTGCGTAAGTTCACCCGTGAGCTGAAGAAGCAGCCTGGTGTTTGGTACATCATTCAGTGCTACTCCGGCTATGAGAACAAGGTGAAGGCTAACCTTGATATGCGTGCTCAGACCCTTGAGGTTGAGGATGACATTTTTGAGGTTGTTGTTCCTATTGAGCAGGTCACTGAAATCCGTGACGGTAAGCGCAAGCTGGTTAAGCGTAAGTTGCTGCCAGGTTATGTTTTGGTCCGCATGGATATGAATGACCGCGTGTGGTCTGTTGTTCGCGATACTCCTGGTGTGACCAGCTTCGTGGGTAATGAGGGCAATGCAACTCCGGTGAAGCACCGTGATGTGGCTAAGTTCTTGATGCCTCAGGAGCAGGCTGTTGTAACCGGCGAGGCCGCTGCTGCTGCTAATGAAGGCGAGCAGGTTGTGGCAATGCCTACTGATGCTAAGAAGCCACAGGTTGCTGTTGATTTCCAGGTTGGTGAAGCAGTGACCATTTTGACGGGTGCTTTCGCTTCAGTTTCTGCCACGATTTCTTCTATCGATCCTGAGTTGCAGAAGCTGGAAGTTTTGGTGTCCATCTTCGGTCGTGAAACCCCAGTTGATCTCAGCTTCGACCAGGTGGAGAAGGTTAGCTAA
- the rplK gene encoding 50S ribosomal protein L11, whose translation MAPKKKKVTGLIKLQIQAGQANPAPPVGPALGAHGVNIMEFCKAYNAATENQRGNVVPVEITVYEDRSFDFKLKTPPAAKLLLKAAGLQKGSGVPHTQKVGKVSMAQVREIAETKKEDLNARDIDAAAKIIAGTARSMGITVED comes from the coding sequence ATGGCTCCTAAAAAGAAGAAGGTCACTGGCCTCATCAAGCTTCAGATCCAGGCGGGACAGGCAAACCCTGCTCCTCCAGTTGGCCCAGCACTTGGTGCTCACGGTGTCAACATCATGGAATTCTGCAAGGCTTACAACGCTGCGACTGAAAACCAGCGCGGCAACGTTGTTCCTGTTGAGATCACCGTTTATGAAGACCGTTCATTCGACTTCAAGCTGAAGACTCCTCCAGCTGCAAAGCTTCTGCTGAAGGCTGCTGGCCTGCAGAAGGGCTCCGGCGTTCCTCACACCCAGAAGGTCGGTAAGGTTTCCATGGCTCAGGTTCGTGAGATCGCTGAGACCAAGAAGGAAGACCTCAACGCACGCGACATCGACGCTGCTGCGAAGATCATCGCTGGTACTGCTCGTTCCATGGGCATCACCGTCGAGGACTAA
- the rplA gene encoding 50S ribosomal protein L1: MSKKSKAYREAAEKIDAGRIYSPLEAANLVKETSSKNYDASVDVAIRLGVDPRKADQLVRGTVSLPHGTGKTVRVAVFAQGEKATEAEAAGADFVGTDELVEKIQGGWTDFDVAIATPDQMAKIGRIARVLGPRGLMPNPKTGTVTNDVAKAIEEVKGGKISFRVDKASNLHAAIGKASFDAKALAENYGALLDEIIRIKPSSSKGIYIKRVTLSSTTGPGVEVDTHVTKNYAAEA; encoded by the coding sequence ATGAGCAAGAAGTCAAAGGCTTACCGCGAGGCCGCTGAGAAGATCGACGCTGGTCGCATCTACTCCCCACTCGAGGCTGCAAACCTGGTCAAGGAGACCTCCTCCAAGAACTACGACGCTTCCGTCGACGTTGCTATCCGCCTGGGTGTTGACCCACGTAAGGCTGATCAGCTTGTTCGCGGCACCGTCTCCCTGCCACACGGCACTGGTAAGACCGTTCGCGTTGCTGTGTTCGCACAGGGCGAGAAGGCTACCGAGGCTGAGGCTGCTGGCGCTGACTTCGTTGGCACCGATGAGCTCGTTGAGAAGATCCAGGGCGGCTGGACCGACTTCGACGTTGCTATTGCAACCCCAGATCAGATGGCTAAGATCGGCCGTATCGCTCGTGTCTTGGGCCCACGTGGTTTGATGCCTAACCCTAAGACCGGCACCGTAACCAACGATGTTGCTAAGGCAATCGAAGAGGTTAAGGGCGGCAAGATTTCCTTCCGCGTTGACAAGGCTTCCAACCTGCACGCTGCAATCGGCAAGGCTTCTTTCGATGCTAAGGCATTGGCTGAGAACTACGGCGCACTGCTGGATGAGATCATCCGCATCAAGCCTTCTTCCTCCAAGGGCATCTACATCAAGCGCGTTACCCTGTCTTCCACCACCGGTCCTGGTGTTGAGGTTGACACTCACGTAACCAAGAACTACGCAGCAGAAGCTTAA